The following coding sequences lie in one Silene latifolia isolate original U9 population chromosome 5, ASM4854445v1, whole genome shotgun sequence genomic window:
- the LOC141655469 gene encoding uncharacterized protein LOC141655469, whose protein sequence is MPKESDEVVIEEISPNAKESDVISKKVDAPKENEKEIVKDVEDAPPKEFVQIPFPHLLAKHNEEGRKSQKNDGINLSKGKGKSAARHIQFSSAEFEGDLESIVELDELELEIPEQDEPRTSSPPLLRITKEDVAAEVKFWSTSVYCYILGANPSSNVISVFVKRVWPSNGVDRVSFLPNGIFLVRFKTKEQQQQVVLKNGHLIFDNKPVIIKEWTPDAELLKHDVSRVPIWMKIYGLDLKFWGVDCLKKLSGAVGQFVKCDDATATRAFLGYARVMIEVQIGQQFPYELSFIDEVGRVQSDRLVYDWLPTTCTVCHGMGHTADICRKGEVAAGTRRRAPPVVLSKGPVTEPSMPRKMLTRLMRGDNGERRLFTPGGLSFIESLTMSLQKSKVGLIERVLSEKGESSHHHTDNGCHKGGRVWLIWDPGMFMVSIQEITDQRIHAQILDRGRNISFWLTMIYGLNKPAEREGLWQRLRKYHQSIRGPWITCGDFNDVMAIDERIGGAPVTLAYIRPLKQLVEDCDLYVLKGCGSFYTWTNKHEAGDKVYSRIDRVFINETWLNFFPGSYANFLPKGLFDNCPCLINLEETFHNRKLPFKYFNMWARVPDFMETGQHSWGPEVRGNAMFKVVIKLKRDDPLNVRVCQAESECAKEVRLLQQARTEYLQQKAKISWALDGDENSTFFHASIKKRRKNKVFQVKDMWGRMCSKSEEIKQAFEEYYVSLLGTSLPVFHVNKKIVQSGACLTMPVRF, encoded by the exons GaagaaaatcacaaaaaaatgatGGTATTAATCTTTCGAAAGGTAAAGGGAAATCAGCAGCGCGTCACATCCAATTCTCGTCTGCTGAGTTTGAAGGGGATTTGGAATCAATtgttgaactagatgaattggaGCTAGAAATTCCAGAACAGGATGAACCGCGAACGTCTTCACCGCCGTTGCTTCGTATCACAAAGGAGGATGTTGCGGCTGAGGTAAAGTTCTGGTCTACCTCTGTATACTGTTATATACTTGGAGCGAATCCATCGAGTAACGTCATAAGTGTTTTTGTTAAGAGGGTGTGGCCGTCTAATGGGGTAGATAGGGTTTCATTCCTTCCTAATGGGATTTTCTTAGTTCGTTTTAAGACAaaggaacaacaacaacaagttgTTTTGAAGAATGGTCACCTCATCTTTGACAATAAGCCTGTCATAATTAAGGAATGGACCCCTGATGCAGAACTGCTTAAACATGATGTATCTAGGGTTCCAATTTGGATGAAAATCTATGGCTTAGACCTAAAGTTTTGGGGTGTTGATTGTTTGAAGAAGTTGAGTGGAGCTGTGGGACAATTTGTTAAGTGTGATGATGCTACTGCTACCAGGGCTTTTCTGGGGTATGCTAGGGTTATGATTGAAGTACAAATTGGTCAACAGTTTCCCTATGAATTGTCCTTTATTGATGAAGTGGGTAGGGTTCAGTCAGATAGACTGGTTTATGACTGGCTTCCCACCACCTGCACTGTTTGTCATGGAATGGGACATACAGCTGATATATGCAGGAAGGGGGAAGTGGCTGCTGGGACTCGCAGG AGGGCTCCTCCTGTGGTGCTGTCTAAGGGTCCTGTTACTGAGCCATCTATGCCTAGGAAGATGCTGACTAGATTGATGAGAGGAGACAATGGTGAAAGGAGGTTGTTTACTCCTGGGGGGTTGTCCTTTATAGAGTCCCTTACTATGTCTCTCCAAAAGTCTAAAGTAGGGTTGATTGAAAGGGTCTTGTCTGAAAAAGGAGAATCTAGTCATCATCATACTGATAATGG CTGTCACAAAGGTGGTAGGGTCTGGCTGATATGGGATCCTGGAATGTTTATGGTGTCTATTCAGGAGATTACTGACCAACGCATACATGCCCAGATACTTGATAGGGGAAGGAATATCTCTTTCTGGCTAACCATGATTTATGGCCTGAATAAACCTGCTGAGAGGGAAGGTTTATGGCAACGGCTTAGGAAGTATCATCAAAGCATTAGGGGGCCCTGGATTACTTGTGGGGATTTTAATGATGTGATGGCAATTGATGAAAGAATTGGAGGGGCACCAGTTACCTTGGCTTACATCAGACCCCTTAAACAGTTGGTGGAGGATTGTGATTTGTATGTGCTTAAGGGGTGTGGGTCCTTTTATACTTGGACAAACAAACATGAAGCTGGGGATAAGGTGTATAGCAGGATTGATAGGGTGTTCATTAATGAAACTTGGTTAAATTTTTTTCCTGGTAGTTATGCAAACTTCCTTCCTAAAGGTTTGTTTGATAACTGCCCTTGCCTGATCAATCTAGAGGAGACCTTTCATAATAGAAAGCTTCCTtttaaatacttcaatatgtgggcAAGGGTACCTGACTTTATGGAAACTGGACAACATAGTTGGGGACCTGAAGTCAGGGGTAATGCCATGTTCAAAGTGGTGATAAAACTCAAGAg AGATGATCCACTCAATGTGAGGGTATGCCAGGCTGAGAGTGAATGTGCCAAGGAGGTTAGATTGTTGCAACAGGCTAGAACTGAATACTTGCAACAGAAAGCTAAGATTTCTTGGGCTTTGGATGGTGATGAAAACTCAACTTTTTTCCATGCCAGTATTAAAAAGAGGAGGAAAAACAAAGTGTTTCAGGTGAAGGACATGTGGGGCAGGATGTGCTCTAAAAGTGAGGAGATTAAGCAGGCTTTTGAGGAGTACTATGTCTCTCTGTTGGGCACCTCCCTGCCAGTTTTTCATGTGAACAAGAAGATAGTCCAGTCAGGAGCATGCCTTACTATGCCTGTGAGGTTTTGA